One Psychrosphaera aestuarii DNA window includes the following coding sequences:
- the hupB gene encoding nucleoid-associated protein HU-beta, with protein sequence MNKSQLIEKIAEGADISKASAGRALDSFIESVTGALKDGDSVALVGFGTFSVRDRAARTGRNPQTGATIEIAAAKVPAFKAGKALKDACN encoded by the coding sequence GTGAACAAGTCTCAATTAATCGAAAAAATCGCTGAAGGTGCTGACATTTCAAAAGCTTCTGCAGGTCGTGCATTAGACTCATTTATTGAGTCAGTAACTGGTGCTCTTAAAGATGGTGATTCAGTTGCATTAGTTGGTTTTGGTACTTTCTCAGTACGTGACCGTGCAGCGCGCACAGGTCGTAACCCACAGACTGGTGCGACTATTGAAATTGCAGCTGCAAAAGTTCCAGCATTTAAAGCGGGTAAAGCGCTTAAAGACGCGTGTAACTAA
- a CDS encoding SurA N-terminal domain-containing protein: MLERIREGSQGIAAKVILGLVILTFAISGIGSYINSKADTAVKTVNGVEITQTAVEEAFQNERNRMKQQFGDVVEQLMADESYVANFRQGIVDKLVVEELQRQQAKDLGIRVSDEQIKKAIVAMPEFQRNGQFDNEVYLALLRQAGFTPTQFRDYLRQQMVRSQYTASLMGSEFVLEHEKEQYAALNNQTRTFLQVLVSSKALESNVELTEEDIQAYYDNNKFSYKTADKVAVEYILIDAQKLAEAVAVSAEQLEEYYEQNIVEFTKQEQRRIAHILVEAKEGAEEKINQAKEKLASGESFASVAAEFSEDTFSAENGGDLEWFEAGVFGEAFDQAVLALEKAGDVTPVFESESGFHIVKMTEYEKAESASFEDVKAQIASQLQQLKIDELYIEAQTKVSEISFEIPDTLEDAAEVAGLELKTTGLVTANQLQGIVSSPSVVSKAFDENFISEGLNSELIEINDTKSIVFRVTENQPARVQQLEEIRTPITVALTREKASELASKKALEVEEKVKAGAELAELNADPAVTTSNQIDVGRFDTKVNANVRDAVFELPKPENGQPEYDLVELPNGDAAVVSLTSVTTKPALVEAPVSNQVLNVIGQQAVKALIDASKANADIE; encoded by the coding sequence ATGCTAGAAAGAATTAGAGAAGGTTCTCAAGGAATCGCAGCCAAAGTTATCCTTGGCTTGGTGATACTTACGTTTGCCATTAGTGGTATAGGTAGTTACATCAACAGCAAAGCTGATACTGCTGTCAAAACAGTAAATGGTGTCGAAATAACACAAACTGCAGTAGAAGAAGCGTTTCAAAACGAGCGTAATCGTATGAAACAACAGTTTGGCGATGTTGTTGAGCAGTTAATGGCAGATGAAAGTTATGTTGCAAACTTTAGACAAGGTATCGTAGATAAACTTGTTGTTGAAGAGTTACAGCGCCAACAAGCAAAAGACTTAGGTATTCGTGTAAGCGATGAGCAAATTAAAAAAGCAATTGTTGCTATGCCTGAGTTTCAACGAAACGGTCAGTTTGATAACGAAGTTTATTTAGCGTTGTTACGTCAAGCTGGTTTCACGCCAACGCAGTTTAGAGATTATTTGCGCCAGCAAATGGTTCGCTCACAGTATACAGCATCTTTAATGGGCTCGGAGTTTGTTTTAGAGCACGAAAAAGAGCAATATGCTGCTTTGAATAACCAAACAAGAACATTCCTACAAGTCCTTGTATCAAGCAAAGCACTTGAGTCAAACGTTGAGTTAACAGAAGAAGACATCCAAGCGTATTACGATAACAATAAGTTTTCGTATAAAACCGCAGATAAAGTTGCCGTTGAATATATCTTGATCGACGCACAAAAACTTGCAGAGGCAGTTGCGGTATCAGCAGAGCAACTTGAAGAATACTACGAGCAGAACATCGTAGAGTTTACAAAACAAGAACAACGCCGAATCGCTCACATTTTAGTGGAAGCTAAAGAAGGTGCCGAAGAAAAAATTAATCAAGCTAAAGAAAAGCTAGCCTCTGGTGAATCATTTGCTTCAGTGGCAGCAGAGTTTTCTGAAGATACATTCAGTGCCGAAAACGGTGGTGACTTGGAGTGGTTCGAAGCAGGTGTATTTGGCGAAGCATTCGACCAGGCGGTATTAGCTCTTGAGAAAGCGGGTGATGTAACACCTGTATTTGAATCAGAGTCAGGCTTTCATATTGTAAAAATGACTGAATACGAAAAAGCAGAAAGTGCATCGTTCGAAGATGTTAAAGCACAAATTGCTTCACAACTTCAACAGTTAAAAATAGACGAGCTTTATATCGAAGCGCAGACAAAAGTATCTGAAATATCTTTTGAGATTCCAGATACCTTAGAAGATGCAGCTGAAGTTGCAGGTCTTGAATTAAAAACAACGGGTTTAGTAACAGCTAATCAACTACAAGGCATCGTAAGTAGCCCATCAGTAGTATCAAAAGCGTTTGATGAAAACTTTATTAGTGAAGGCCTAAACAGCGAACTGATTGAGATAAACGACACTAAATCAATTGTATTTAGAGTAACAGAAAATCAACCAGCTCGAGTTCAACAGTTAGAAGAAATTAGAACGCCTATTACAGTTGCTCTTACGCGAGAAAAAGCGTCTGAACTAGCATCTAAAAAAGCATTAGAAGTTGAAGAAAAAGTTAAAGCCGGTGCAGAGCTAGCAGAATTGAATGCGGATCCGGCCGTGACGACATCAAATCAAATTGATGTTGGTCGCTTTGATACAAAAGTTAACGCAAATGTAAGAGACGCTGTTTTTGAATTACCAAAGCCAGAAAATGGTCAACCAGAGTATGACCTAGTTGAACTGCCGAATGGTGACGCAGCTGTTGTATCACTAACATCAGTAACGACTAAGCCTGCTCTTGTAGAGGCGCCTGTTTCAAACCAAGTACTTAACGTGATTGGTCAGCAAGCAGTAAAAGCGTTGATCGATGCGAGTAAAGCGAACGCCGACATAGAGTAA
- a CDS encoding ATP-binding cassette domain-containing protein — protein MESIPLFSVREIKKTYKDKSNWFKKGRNVEIGPISFDLHRGETLAIVGEAGSGKSTIARILAGAELPDSGELYLGDDRVNWHDAKFFCQNIRMIFQDAQKSLNPTVRIGEQLEQPLLFNTRLNKKQRKERINKSLRKVGLLPEHAEYYPHMFSGGQAQRIGIARALILDPQVVIIDEALAPLDPSLRAQVINLLLELQETLQLTYLLISHQMSLVRYLSDRIMIMEQGKIIEAGSIDDIFESPQHPKTQKLLKSMDM, from the coding sequence GTGGAATCTATCCCGTTATTCTCGGTAAGAGAAATTAAAAAAACGTATAAAGATAAATCTAACTGGTTTAAAAAAGGGCGTAATGTTGAAATTGGCCCCATTTCATTTGATTTACATCGCGGTGAAACACTTGCTATCGTCGGTGAAGCCGGCTCAGGCAAAAGTACTATTGCAAGAATTTTGGCGGGGGCAGAATTGCCTGACTCTGGTGAATTATATCTAGGAGACGACAGAGTTAATTGGCATGATGCAAAGTTTTTTTGTCAAAACATAAGAATGATATTCCAAGATGCTCAGAAGTCACTGAATCCAACGGTGCGAATTGGTGAGCAATTAGAACAGCCACTTCTATTCAACACACGCTTAAATAAAAAACAGCGCAAGGAACGTATCAATAAGTCTCTACGTAAAGTGGGTCTCTTACCGGAACACGCAGAATATTACCCCCATATGTTTTCGGGTGGTCAAGCACAGCGAATTGGCATTGCTCGAGCGTTAATATTAGATCCCCAAGTGGTTATCATTGATGAGGCTCTAGCGCCATTAGACCCTTCTTTAAGGGCTCAAGTCATTAATTTACTTTTAGAGCTACAAGAGACGCTTCAGCTCACTTATTTGCTCATATCACATCAAATGTCTTTAGTTCGCTATTTGAGTGACCGCATAATGATAATGGAGCAAGGAAAGATCATTGAGGCTGGCAGTATTGATGATATTTTTGAATCTCCTCAGCACCCTAAAACACAAAAACTACTTAAGTCCATGGATATGTAG
- a CDS encoding oligopeptide/dipeptide ABC transporter ATP-binding protein: MRLLDIRNLNIELQTNDEVIRAVESVNFAMKMGDVSGLIGESGSGKSLIAKALVGVLNNRWNVTADRLHFMGEDLNKLSETNRRKIISSNISMIYQEPRRCLDPTADIFSQIEESLPDGDYSGWFGAKKELRVKKCSNLLHKVGIKDHVAIFNSYPHMLSEGVCQKIMIAMAIAKEPKLLIADEPTTALESTTSLQVIKLLKSLNQLKDMAVIFITHNLNTITSWADTINVMYCGQLIESGPTKKLLSAPKHPYTKALFDSEPDFSTVDMHSKQRLYTLKGTIPTLQHLPAGCRLGPRCPNAQKACVIMPEQQKIKRQSFRCHYPLIEELK, from the coding sequence ATGCGCTTATTAGATATTAGAAATCTGAACATAGAATTACAAACGAATGACGAAGTTATTCGTGCCGTTGAGTCAGTTAATTTTGCTATGAAAATGGGAGATGTAAGTGGCTTAATCGGTGAGTCAGGATCTGGTAAAAGCTTAATAGCTAAAGCATTGGTTGGTGTTTTAAATAACCGTTGGAATGTGACCGCTGATCGCCTTCACTTTATGGGTGAAGATTTAAATAAGCTCTCTGAAACAAATAGACGTAAAATCATTAGCTCTAATATTTCGATGATTTACCAGGAGCCACGACGTTGTCTTGATCCAACCGCTGATATATTTTCTCAAATCGAAGAGTCCTTACCCGACGGTGATTATTCCGGTTGGTTTGGAGCGAAAAAAGAACTAAGAGTTAAAAAGTGCAGCAACTTACTGCACAAAGTCGGTATTAAAGATCATGTCGCTATATTCAATAGCTACCCGCACATGTTATCAGAAGGTGTATGCCAAAAAATAATGATTGCGATGGCTATTGCAAAAGAGCCTAAACTGCTCATCGCTGACGAGCCAACAACGGCACTAGAAAGCACAACGTCATTACAAGTAATAAAGCTACTAAAGAGTTTAAATCAGCTTAAAGACATGGCCGTAATCTTTATTACTCATAACCTAAACACGATTACGAGTTGGGCAGATACGATAAATGTTATGTACTGCGGCCAGCTTATTGAGAGTGGTCCAACAAAAAAATTACTTTCAGCACCTAAACACCCTTACACCAAAGCGTTATTTGATAGCGAACCTGACTTCAGTACAGTCGATATGCATAGTAAGCAACGTTTATATACGCTAAAGGGGACCATTCCGACATTGCAACATTTGCCGGCAGGTTGTCGCTTAGGACCTCGTTGCCCGAACGCACAAAAAGCATGTGTCATTATGCCTGAACAACAAAAAATAAAGAGACAATCGTTCAGATGTCATTATCCATTAATTGAGGAACTCAAATAG
- a CDS encoding ABC transporter permease subunit, with amino-acid sequence MAKFRLFSSPSNYSPLKQLWSLFERNHFALVAFWIFLIMLVISVFGPFIAPYSPYQQHPEALLVPPAWEPEGQINYLFGTDGLGRDILSRVLIGISYSFGLAIVAVILALTIGVLIGTLAGFSKGIRASVLNHVLDIALIMPSLLIAIVIVAVLGPGIANTFWAVVLAMLPQFIHHVRTEVADLLNKDFVIAYKLDGANKIQLFQYALLPNLVEGIVIFSAMAISSAILDIVVLGFIGIGAQTPEPELGTMIADSLDVFYLSPWTVMLPGLILFICILSVNIVGDGLRRALKDRRLQ; translated from the coding sequence ATGGCAAAATTTAGATTATTTTCTTCGCCAAGCAATTATTCCCCATTAAAGCAGCTTTGGAGTTTATTCGAGCGTAACCATTTTGCTCTAGTGGCATTTTGGATTTTCCTTATCATGTTGGTTATTTCAGTATTTGGCCCATTTATCGCGCCCTACTCTCCTTATCAACAACATCCAGAAGCCCTATTAGTGCCCCCCGCTTGGGAGCCTGAAGGACAAATTAATTATTTATTTGGAACGGATGGCCTTGGGCGCGACATCTTGTCTCGGGTATTAATTGGCATTAGTTATTCTTTTGGTCTGGCAATCGTTGCGGTTATTTTAGCACTTACCATAGGTGTGCTTATTGGTACGCTGGCTGGATTTAGTAAAGGTATTCGTGCAAGCGTGTTGAACCATGTTCTTGATATAGCATTGATTATGCCCTCGTTACTGATTGCAATTGTTATTGTTGCGGTCCTAGGTCCTGGCATTGCGAATACTTTTTGGGCGGTTGTGTTAGCCATGCTTCCGCAGTTTATTCATCATGTTCGTACGGAAGTGGCTGACTTGTTGAATAAAGACTTTGTTATTGCATACAAGTTAGATGGCGCGAATAAAATACAATTATTCCAATATGCCTTACTACCAAATCTAGTTGAAGGCATCGTGATTTTTTCTGCTATGGCCATCTCTTCAGCTATCTTAGATATTGTTGTTCTTGGTTTTATCGGTATAGGCGCTCAAACACCTGAGCCTGAACTGGGTACTATGATTGCGGATAGTTTAGATGTATTTTATCTAAGCCCATGGACAGTAATGTTACCGGGTTTGATACTATTTATATGTATTTTGTCTGTGAATATTGTTGGTGACGGTTTGCGCCGAGCCCTTAAAGACCGTCGCTTACAGTAG
- a CDS encoding ABC transporter permease — protein sequence MMLNYVLRKCYLLIFVTLGVTIFAFSLNYLFPGDVLSNMTGNLNISPELRQILSEEYRLDQNVIFQYFAYIHRITNGDWGVSFINDTSIFNQVFHALPATIELAVYALLYSFIVALPLGILASDSNRPWLDKPILALSLIGFSMPIFWLALIMILIFSINLGWFPVSGRLSLIYDIPVTTGFMLVDIWISELPYKMEAMLDALKHLIMPTFVLAAYPTTVLIRTTRQSMQNVLDTSYVKAAKAKGLSNFQVLKRHALRNGLLPVIQMLGIHFGTLITLAMVTEVIFSWPGIGLWLVDAIHQRDYPAIQGGLMVMSGMVFVATIIFDVIYMIFDPLARRHGHGKI from the coding sequence ATAATGTTAAATTATGTGTTGAGAAAATGTTACCTACTAATCTTCGTTACGCTAGGGGTAACGATATTTGCATTCTCATTAAATTATTTGTTTCCTGGCGATGTATTGTCAAATATGACTGGAAACTTAAATATCTCACCAGAATTACGACAGATTTTGAGTGAAGAGTATCGTCTAGACCAAAATGTTATTTTCCAGTACTTCGCTTATATCCACAGGATCACAAATGGAGACTGGGGCGTGTCTTTTATCAATGACACTAGTATATTTAATCAAGTTTTTCATGCTCTTCCAGCAACAATAGAACTCGCTGTTTATGCATTACTTTACAGCTTTATCGTTGCGCTACCGCTTGGTATTTTGGCTTCTGACTCTAACCGACCTTGGTTAGATAAACCTATATTGGCATTGTCATTGATTGGCTTTTCGATGCCAATATTTTGGCTTGCGCTGATTATGATTTTGATTTTCTCAATTAACTTAGGTTGGTTCCCTGTATCTGGCAGACTTAGTCTAATATATGATATTCCAGTCACTACTGGATTCATGCTCGTTGATATCTGGATTTCAGAGTTACCATATAAAATGGAGGCTATGCTAGATGCTTTAAAACATTTAATAATGCCGACCTTTGTATTAGCCGCTTATCCAACGACAGTACTTATACGAACAACACGCCAGTCAATGCAAAACGTTCTTGATACAAGTTATGTGAAAGCTGCTAAAGCCAAAGGGCTATCAAACTTCCAGGTTTTAAAGCGACATGCTCTTCGAAACGGTTTGTTACCTGTAATACAAATGCTGGGAATTCATTTTGGTACTCTTATTACTCTTGCCATGGTTACTGAAGTTATTTTCTCCTGGCCAGGTATTGGCCTTTGGTTAGTCGACGCAATACACCAGCGAGATTACCCTGCGATTCAAGGTGGTTTAATGGTAATGTCTGGAATGGTGTTTGTCGCCACGATTATTTTCGATGTTATTTATATGATTTTTGATCCACTGGCAAGAAGGCATGGACATGGCAAAATTTAG